The Mus pahari chromosome 2, PAHARI_EIJ_v1.1, whole genome shotgun sequence genomic interval TTGTGTCTGTGGGTTTCGGTTACATTCTGCACTCACGTAAGAGGCAGATGACCTTATTATTCCCAGGAAGGGTGGTTGTTCCTCTTCCTGTCCTGCCAGGGAAGCCCAGAGGGATATGGGCGTGATAGAGAGCATTGAAAAAGCATCCATCATGTGTCTTTAAGTTCCCACATGAAACCTAAGAAAGGGAGGCAAACACCCTTGAAGAGTCTTAATGGGCATAGATGAGCGGCCCCTGCCTTCCTCTGACTGCAGGAAGTGGCGgtgtttggggtgggggctgtAGCTCTTCTTTCCCCTGCCCTCGTCCCAGCTCCCCTCTTGCCTGTGGCACGTAGGGCTCACCTCTGTAGGAGAACCACTCCAGCCAGTGTTTGAACTCCCGAAGGTTGCAGTCACACTCCCACGGGTTGTCCCCAACCTGAAGCAGCTGCAGGCTTGCCAGGGGCTCGAACGTCAGCCGGTCCAGGCTCTGCAGACGATTGGAGCGAAGGGACAAGGATCGCAGAGCCAGGAGCCCATCAAAAAGCCCCGGGGGCAGCTGGGCCAAGCCGTTGATAGACAAATCCAGATGTCGAAGTAGTGGGGAGTGCTGGAGCAGGTCCCTGTCCAGGGTCCTGATGCTGTTATTCCGAAGCTGGAGCTCTGTCAGATTGGCCAAGTCCTCGAAAATGGAGCGGGGGAGCTGGTCGAGAAAGTTGTTGGACAGGTCCAGTCGCTGCAGGTTGGACAGGTTGGCGAATGCCCAGCTTGGCAGGGCACTCAGCTTATTGTTCAGGAGCAAAAGGCTTTGGGTGGCCGCGGGCACATCCGGGGGTACAGCGGTGAGACCCAGGCCACTGCAGTCCACCTCCAAGCTGCGACTGTCACATGTGCAGGAGAAGGGGCAGGCAGGGAGCACCTCCACAGCACACAG includes:
- the Lrtm2 gene encoding leucine-rich repeat and transmembrane domain-containing protein 2, producing MLVPGGGPEQRSKLVLQWRQVSWITCWIALCAVEVLPACPFSCTCDSRSLEVDCSGLGLTAVPPDVPAATQSLLLLNNKLSALPSWAFANLSNLQRLDLSNNFLDQLPRSIFEDLANLTELQLRNNSIRTLDRDLLQHSPLLRHLDLSINGLAQLPPGLFDGLLALRSLSLRSNRLQSLDRLTFEPLASLQLLQVGDNPWECDCNLREFKHWLEWFSYRGGRLDQLACTLPKELRGKDMRAVPMEMFNYCSQLEDENNSAGLDAPGPPCTKASPEPPKPKPGAEPEPEPSTACPQKQRYRPVSVRRAIGTVIIAGVVCGIVCIMMVVAAAYGCIYASLMAKYHRELKKRQPLMGDPEGEHEDQKQISSVA